TAAAGATGTAGTTTGCTGGAAATATACCTGATTCCAGCCCATATGGGGGACATTGTTGGTCGGCGGGAGCCGTCTGACCTCACCGGGGATAAGCGAAAGCCCTTTTGTTGTGGGTGCTTCCTGGCTTTTCTCAAACAGAAGCTGTGATCCAAGGCAGATTCCGAGAAAAAACTTTTTTTCTTCTGCCAATGAACGAATTACCGGAACCAATTCTTTCCTTTCCAGTTCTGCCATAGCTTCTCCGAACGATCCAACGCCGGGCAGGATAATCCCCCGGCTGTTTCTGAGTTGTTCAGGATCGCTGGTTATTTCTGGTCTTTCACCAAGCTTTTCGACAGCTTTGGCTACGCTGTGCAAATTGCCGATTCCATAATCGATGATCGCGATCATTGAATTCTCCCCTGTAGATAAAACAGTGATCAGTGATGGGTGATCAGTGACGGGTGAAAACCTTTGCGCGCTTCTTCCCCTCCTTAATTATCCTGTTCGCTGCCATCGGGCACCGATAGGTTGACTACTCTGAAATAACTTTTAGGTTTTTCACTCCACTCCTTTTTGTCGGCTGGCGATCCAATTGGAGGAAGCCTTGAAAAAAGTCAATAGCTAAGGAAGGAAAGGTTATTGTCTTTGTTGAGAGAAACAACCGCCACAATCCGTTCTCCGTCTTTCAGGAAAGAGTTCCCTTGGTTGAAGCGACTTCCTCGTCGCTGGTTCGGCACGCTTCACCCAAGGCACGGCCGGTGGCTTTGAACAAAGCTTCCAAAAGATGGTGAGCGCTCTTCCCCCACCATATTTTGGCGTGGAGCGTGATCCGCGCGTTACTGGTCAGCGATCTTAAAAACTCTTCGGCTAGTTCGGTAGGGAAGCAACCGACCCGTTCTGGAAGATGAGGAGCATCATAGATCAGGTACGCGCGACCGCTAACATCGACGACTGCCTGGGCAAGCGCCTCATCCATCGGGATAAAGCACGAGGCGAAACGCCGGTATGCCGGACCGGAATCGAGTGCCTCGCGGAGGGCTTGGCCAAGAACGATGCCGACGTCTTCAACGGTGTGATGAGCGTCGACTTCCAGATCTCCCAACGCCCGCACTCGCAGGTCCCAGCCGGCGTGAAAGACCATACTTTTCAGAAGGTGAGGAAAGAAAGGTATATCCATATCCAGATCGATCTTTCGAGTGCCATTGAGATTCAACGAAAGATCGATGTCGGTTTCCTGGGTCTTTCTTTGTTTTGTTGAGGTACGGCTCATAGCATCAAACACTCTCCATGAAGTTTTTTGCCAGCATTCAACACTAAAACAGTGATTCGAGTTCGTGACTGGAGAGAATGACGCCTGTCCATTCCCACCCGTTGCGGCCTTCTTCGATTGAAAGATACATTATATCGTATTCCGGGTCGGGCCAGTTTTCAATCTTCAAATGATAGCCGTTTTCTTTTTTTTCCAGTTCACGGAAAACGGGTGTGGTGTACGGAAGATATTCAGCCAGGTACGATTCAATTAATGCGAATTCACCGACCTCAAACTCGCTGTACATGAGTCCGAACCAGAAATCACCGGCTTTTGCCAGGCTTCCGAGCACCGCGAGATCTTTTCCGGAAAACGCCGCTTGCAGTTCATTGGCGAGCGTCTGCAGGTCTTGTCTGGCCCAGGTCGGTTCGCTTTCCAGGTAAATCAGCCGCAGGGCAGCAAAGTTCCGGGCGGGACAATCCGGGAGGATAGCGACGACTTCTCGGTAGATATTTTTTGCCCGATCAACATTGCCGATTTTTTCGTATAGCATCCCTACCTGATTCATAATCCGGTTTCGCTCTTCCTGATGAATGGGTGCTTGCAGCAGATGTTCCAGAACCTGAATGGCCCCAGGGAAATCTTTCTGATTTTTTTCCAGGCTGTAAGCCAAATCCTCATAAACCGAAGAAAGCAGATTATAGGGATCCTTACTTTTCGTCAGGCGGTTCCCGATGAGATCACGGTAAATGTTCTGAGCTCTTTCGTGTTGCCCGCGATTTTCTTCCAGTTTGGCCACCCAGTAAAGATAAAGCGGGGTCATGGTCGAATCGGGAAAGCGATGAATGAAGGTTTCCAGGACCTCAATCGAGCGTGCGGTATCACTTTTTAAACTGTAAAGAGAGTAGAGAATTTCCACCACTTGCGAAAGACGTTCTTCGTCTTTGCTTTCCAAAAGAGGAAGAAGAGTTTCTATAGCCCGCTGGTCTAATCCCTTTTCCAAGAACAATTGCGCCTGGTCGATCGGATCGAGTGCAATGACTGGACCGGCTGAAGCAAGAAAAATTAGTCCAAGGACAAGTGACCGGCAGAAAGCTTTCAACTAATCTATCTCCTTCGACCAGATGGCGACTGACGCGCTCTCGTAATGACTTTTTGATGAGTCAAGAAATACCTCATGAGTATATTGTAAAACATCGGACTATTTTCGGCAAATGAATTCAGAAGACCCTCTCATTCCTTTTGGCCCATACGGCACTTTATCGTTTCCCTTTACTTTTTTAAATAAGGAAGGCGGATGAGGAACATTACCCCATTGGGCTGGTTCTCGGCACTGATTGTTCCGGCATGTCGGGTGGCAATTTTTTGGGCGATGGCCAACCCGAGTCCGAATTCTCCCCGGTAACCGGTTCGATAAACTTCAAAGAGGGATTGGATCATCTCCGGATCGAGCAGGGGGCCATCGTTAGTCACCTTGCAGATGATGTCTTTTTCCGTCGTTTGGAGTTCAATATCAATATGGCTACGGGCATAACGGATCTGGTTGTCGAGGATGTTTTCCAATAGAATGGTCATGGATTCCCGTTCACCGTAAATCGGAAGAGGCGTGGGCGAGATTGACCAGGTCAGTTCTGGACGGAGGAGGCGGAAGCGTTCGATTGAATTATGAATTAGGTTGGCGAGGTCAAAGGGTTCAAGTTGTAAAGGTCGGTCCACCAGAACGTCGAGTTTAGTGAAAAAAAGGAAGTTGCGTACCCGCTTTTCCAGTCCTTCCGCTTCCTGTTGCAGCGTTTCAATGGTTTTTTCTAGGGTATCCTTTGGATAAACTTCGTCGGTGATAGACTGGAGATAACTGCGGATAACCATCACCGGTGTTTTCAACGCGTGGGAAATGTGCTGGAGAACACTTTGTTGAGCTTTTTCCTGTAAAAGAAGTTGGATCCGCATGCTGTCGATGCCCTTGGCCAATCTACCGATTTCGTCCTTTCTCTCGAGTGATACGGGTGTTTGCCAATTTCTACGGGCGATTTCCTTGACATGGTTGTCCAGGAAGATAAGCGGTCGGGTAAGATAACGGGCAAGCTGCAGGGCAGGAATTATACTTCCGGCAAAGACCAGAATCATAATCCACCCCAAGCGACCGAACAGGGTGGCTACCAGATCATCCCGATAAGTATCGAGCATTGAAGAAACCAGCAGTACGGTACGGTCTCTCCAGGAAACCGACCGGATAACATAGAAAATGATATTTCCCTCGACCCGGTATCGGTAGCGGCCGATCAATCCTTCTTGAGCGGCGGCCTGGTTGCGGATCAGGTCAAGAAATTCCGGGGGATATCGCACGTTTGGTATTGTCTGACCATCGGGAAGAAGAAGCACATGGCGGACCATCCGAAAATTGTGATGCATATCCATCCGTTCTCTGAACAACCTCTCGCGCATCATCATTGGTAGTTCACCGGGCTCGAACAGTGCTTGGGAGGCTTCGATGCTGGCGTAAATCTCCTCGGTAAAAAAGGATCTGAAGGTAACCAACATGATGCTGAGCACAATCACGGATATTCCCAATATGAGAGCGGCAAAGACAAACCAGATCTGTAGGGCCAGTGGGTAATTTTTCATTGAGGGTTCAAACGGTACCCGAAAGCGTACAGGGTATCGAGGCGCAATTCAGGCATTTTTTTTCGAAGACGACGGACCAGGTCGTCCACCGCCCGATCGGAACCAAAATAATCGGGTCCCCAGACCGCCTCAAGTATTTGTTCCCGTGATAATGCCTGTCCCGAGTTTTTCGAAAAGAAGAGCAGCAGATCGAATTCCCGAGCTGTCAAATTGATCGGCTTTCCTCCGCTGGTGACCATCCGGGCAGTAAGATGAATCAGGTATGGAGAGAGTTCGACGGGCGGTAACTCTTTTTCTTTGCGGTTGTAAACCCTTTCCAGGAGCTTCCGGATCCGGATGGTCAGCTCCCGGGGAAGAAAGGGTTTGGCCAGGTAGTCATCACTACCCATTTCCAGGCCGGCAATCCGGTCGAGATCGGCATCCCGTGCGGAAATAAAGATGACCGGCACTTCAGGCGACCGGGCTTTGATCAGTTTGATCAAGGCAAAACCGTCGATTTCGGGGAGCATAATATCGAGCACCCAGAGATGGGGAGGTTGGGAGACGGCGGCTTTCGCATCCTCTCCCGTGAAAAAGGACAGCACTTCCCAGCCTTCCCGCTGCAGGTAAGAAGATAGGATGCGATTGAGGTTTCTATCGTCTTCCACCAGGTAAATACGCATTGCTTTCTCCAATCGGAGCGGTTACCGATCGGTAACCGCTCCGACATCCGACATAATACTTATTAATTACTCCGCATCGCTTTGGGCGAGTTTCTCCGCAAGTGAATCGTTTATTGCTAGTTCCAAGGTGAGAATTTCGGACAGAACTCCGGCAATCGCTTCCGAATCTTCTGCGTACAGGGCTTCGCTGAGCTGATACAATATGATTCTTCTGTTCAAAGAGCCATCAGTTAGACCCGGAAGGCAGGGTGATTGCCATTCCTCTTTCATCCGCATACAGAAAGTCTGCAGGCGGTTTTCCAGGTCTCTTCTCAAGTACCGTTGCTCACCGGCGCCCCGGTCCCGGGTCAGCCGTTCCTGGCGGACCTGCTCTCTCCATTCTTGGAATGTGTCAAACATGTTCTTCAGGGTTTCCAAACAATCCTCCCTGGTTAGTTCTTCAAGCATTGTACCTCTTTTGTCCCATGCAGTCTGTAGGTCCGCGCTGAGTTCCGGGGCGTATTTTTCCGAGAGGAGAAGCAGGTAGGTTTCCCAATGGATGGAGATCTCGGAATTAAGGCCGTGACCATCCCCCATCATTCCTCCTGACCGGTTGTATCGGTCTTTATTAAATCGTCCGCGGGATGTAAAGTGCATGGGATAGGCTGTAACAACCACTGTAGCCAGCAGAAATATAACCAGTACCACTATCGAAACGCTCAATGATTTTTTCATTTCAAACACTCCCTTTCTAACCACCGAATTATTGACTCTGGAGTGTATCATAGGGCGTAATATCGTTAAAAATTACTGAGAAATATGGGAAATTGTGTGATTTCGTAAATATTTGATCCTTCAATCAACCGATCGGCTAAGCCCGACTCTTACTTGGAGCAGTCGTGTATTGTACAATAGGGAAAATAGGAGTGGGAATTAAAATTGGGGATGGAATGAAGAGGGTAGGCGATGTACCAATCACTATTCTATTGGCCGAGGAGGAACAACGATGAAAGCACTGGTCTATCACCGGGCCGGAGAGTACGAAATTACCGAGAGGCCGATGCCCCGGCCGGATGAGCTTAGTGTCCTGATGAAAGTCCATAGTTGCGGATTATGTGGAACCGATATCCATGTCCACCAGGGAGATTGGGCAGTAAATTTTCCCCGGATCACCGGTCACGAATTTTCCGGAACCATCGTTGAGGTCGGCAAAGAGGTGACCCACCTCAAAGAGGGCGATCGGGCGGTCGTTGATCCCAATCTGGGTTGTGGAACTTGTGCCTATTGTCGAAACGGCCGCTTTCATCTGTGTAAAAATGCCTTGAGTGTTTCAACGACGATCGACGGGGGCTTTGCTGAATATTGTCGTCTTCCTGGAAATGCCGTTTACCGGGTACCGGATGACCTCGCTTTGGAGCGGGCCGCCTTTGCCGAACCGGTGGCCTGTGCCGTGCATGGAATCGATCGGGCCAGAATCCGGGTGGGGGATCGGGTGGTGATTATCGGAGGCGGACCGATGGGCCTTATCTTGAGCCAGTTAGCCCAAAAGGCGGGGGCGGGCTTGGTCATCGTTATAGAGCCTGTTGCCCTCAGAAGGGAAGCTGCTTTGGACCTTGGAGCGAACCGGACCATCGATCCGGGAGGTCCCGAATGGCGAACGGAAATCATGGACCTGACCAACGGTGGAGGCGATGTGGTTATTGAAAATGTTGGCTTGGCCGGCACGATGCAAGACTCACTCGACCTGGTGAAGAGCGGGGGGACGGTCCTGTGGTTTGGGGTGACCGATCCGAAAATCAGTATTCCGGTACGTCCTTATTTCATATTTCACGAGGAAATTTCCCTCCTTGGTTCATTTGTCAATCCCCACACTCATCAGCGGGCGATCGACTTACTGACCGGGGATCTGGTCCGGGTCACTCCACTGATCACCCACCGGTTTCCGCTCGTGGATTTTGCCCAGGCCCTGGAGACCTATCGCCACCCTTCCCGGATCAAAATTATGGTCCATATGTAAAGCGGTCCAGAAAGCGCCGCTTTTTTGTTTATAGTATCGGTGGAACATTATAATTGGCAAAGAAATACCTCTTGGTCTTGTCGGAAGCGGCGAGAACTGAATCAAAACACCTTTGGGCATGGAAAATGCTTCACTATCAGCCGGTTGAAGGAGGTTCGCGGTGGGCAAAGTTTCTTTGCATTCAATTGTGGATGCCGTCAACGATCTTCCCTCCTTGCCGCAGATTTCGAAGAGGGTTATTGAATTGACCGATGATCCCAATTCGACCGCGTATCACATCAACGCGGTTCTGAGCAAGGATCCGAGCATGACCGCCAAAATATTGAGATTGGCTAATTCGGCTTATTATGGATTTCCCCGTAGAATTCCAACCATTGCTGAAGCGACAATTCTCCTGGGATTTCAGACAATTCGCAGCATGGTTATGGCTGCGTCGGTCAATATGCTCCTGAGTCAGAAAATGGAGGGATACGCTCTTTCCCAGGGCGAATTGTGGAAGCACTCCCAAGCTTCGGCAATTGCCGCCCGACTCATTGCCCGGGAGATCCGCTTTCCCAACCCGGAGCTGGCCTATACCGCCGCTCTTCTCCATGATATAGGGAAGGTGGTTCTCAACAGTTATATGCGGGAGTTATACCATGAGGTACTGGAAAGAGCTGAAACGGACCAGATTCCTTTTCTCGAAGCCGAGGACATCGTCCTGGGCTTCAACCACGCCGTTGTGGGTTCGCGAGTCGCGGAAAAATGGAACCTTCCGGTTGAACTGATAGAGGCGATCGCATTTCACCACCACCCGGATCAGTCCAAGCATAACCACCGCCTGACGGCTCTTGTCCATATATCTGATTTTATCTGCTTGACTATGGGGATCGGTATCGGGGTCGACGGTCTGTTGTACCAGGTCTCCACCAAGGCTCTGGAAAATCTACGGATATCCGAAGATGCTATCCAGATCTATATCTCACGCCTGTCCGATATGTTTTCCGACCAGGATAGTTTCGAATTCTGATCCGCTCTCTCAGGGGACAATTCCGGCTCCGGCACGATTTCTGTCACGTTTTGGTATGAGCGGGCGAAATCTCTTTTTATACCAGAGGTGATAGTATGCTACCAGCAGGGTTGTTTGGCCCATTTACTTTCCCGTTATCATGATTCCCGGGAGGTGATTGGCCAAGTTGTGGCGGCGTCGGGGAATGGGAAGTCGGGATGAAGAAAAAAATGGTGACCCTGTATTTTTACAGAGGAGGCTTCCTCCAGTCGGATAGCCGGGGCGGCGATTCATCCGTCACTACCTTATTTACAGAGAAGAAAACCTGTCGGTGGTGCCCGGCGACAGAGAGGATGAAAAGAGAAAAACATCACTGTCCTATTGACGGGAGGTGTAAACAGTTACTATGAATTATCAGGTGGAAATTAAGAGAACTTGGCGGTTTGCTCTCAACTTTCCGGCGTTGTTTCTGGTGTCCTTGGGTCCTGGCGTGCTTTTTGCCCTTGCCTTTCGAGTGACTTGGGTGGCCCGGCCTTTCTGGGTTAGCCGTTTTCTCCACATGGGAAGCGGGATCTTTTTCCTGCTTACCGGACTGTTTCTCTCCTTTCTCGTTCTTGGATTTTTGACGGTAATCGCTTGGGACTTCAAGTTCCGGGGCGCGGTCGACTGGCGAAGAGGTTTCCAGTTACTAACTCGGAGATTCTCCAACGTCCTTTTAGCTGCCTTGATCCTCAGCCTCCTGGTCGGTTTTTTCTCCATGTGGTTTATATTCACCGGGTTCATTTTCGCTTTTTTACTCATGTTTACCATGCCAGCTCTGGTTATCGACAGTGAGGATCCTTTTGGGGCACTGCGAGTTAGTTTTCAAATGGCTATGGAGAATCTGGGAGAAAATTTCGTTTTCGGTATTATTTCCATCTTTTTTCTGCTGGCCGGTTATCTGCTCATGTGGGCTTTTGGGTTTGCTCCCTTTGTAGGTTTTTTTATGCAAATTATCACCGCTGCCGGACTGCTGACTTTTCTTTCCCTCCTGCTTGGGAGGTATTACCTTTCCCTAACCCGGTATTGAGGGATATGGACAACTCCTCTTGGAGACGCCTGGAGAAATTCTGATCCGCCTCCAGTCGGGGACCGCTCAGAATTCCATAGGTCGGATAAGGGCGGGATCTTCGTCGAGACCAAAGATCATCCCGTCCCGTGCCGCGATAATGTTGGTCCCGGTCCGCTCGGTCATCTCCCGGGCGATGACCCAGGGTTTTCCCCGCAGAACGGTCATGCCGAAGTGGGTAAGGATGGCTGTTTCAGGGCGGATTGCCCGGATCAGCACTTCAGCGTCGGGAACGCATAGATGTTGCAGGTTGGGATAGAACTCCCGCTTGAGTCGCACAGTATTGATGATTAAGACGCGGCTCCCGCGGTAGGCTTCAATCAGGCGCTCATCGAATAGGGAATCGGTGATCAATGAAACCGTTCCACCAGGTAGCTGGAAGGAAAAACCGAATGTTGTTACTGAGTGCGTATGTTTCACCGGGGTGGTGAACACAATACCATTGATTTGATAGATCCCTCCCTCCTTGAGGATGTTGACCTCTTCGACGGTTTCCCGGAGATAGCTCTGCAATACCGGTTCTCCGGTTAAAGCGTCTTCCGGAAGATACACCCTGCCGCGTTTGCGGGTTGTTCCTGCGGTCATCGCCTCAACAATGATGTTGAGGTCGTTGGCGTGATCCAAGTGGCGGTGTGAGAGCAACACAGCATCGAGGGTTGTAGGATCGAGGCGGGGCCGGCTGGAAAGGGCCTTCACTAATGCTCCCGGTCCGGGGTCGATATGAAAGGCAGCCGGGCCGCACTTGAGCCAGATGCCTCCTGAGGTCCGCAACTGAAGAGAGACCACGATTCTTGCTCCTGCTGTACCGAGAAATTTCAGGTAACAGTTCACGGGGGGTATTCTATCACAGCTTTATCCTCAACGGAAAAAGGGAGCCAAGAGGGACAATCACCGATATATTTTGTTGGGACTGGATTGATGTATTGCAAGCCGACTGCAATTCTATTGAGAGGAAAGGATGGTGAGGGTCAGATTTCGGGAAAGATCGATTTCGCTAACCGGCACCCGTTCTCCTTCCTCGCTTTTGTTCACAATCCTGACGAGCGGACGAAAGAGGACATGATGATTGATCCCCACAACCCGGGCACGCTCTCCGCTGGACAAGAGCACCTCGTCTCCGATTTGGAAAGGGGAGAGGTGGTGGATAAAGGTCCTCACCGCTTTTTCGTCCAGCGTGTAACCGGCGTTGCCCATCAGATATTCCAGAGCTTCCGGCACCGGTATGGCCTGACGATAGGGACGGTTTGAGGTGAGAGCATCGAAGATATCGGCGACAGAGACGATAGCAGCCAGAGGGGCAATCCCTCGGTACTTGACCCCCAAGGGGTATCCGGTTCCATTCTTCTTTTCGTGGTGTTGAAAAACCACCTGTTTTACCCCTTCGGACAGATCCGTTTTTTCATCGAGTAATTTTTTGGCGAACAGAGGATGTAGCTTTATTGTTTGAAATTCTCGATCGGTGAGCCGGTCCGATTTGGCCAGAATTTCCAAAGGGATTTTCAATTTACCAAGATCGTGAAACATTGCACCAAGACCCAAAGTTACCATCTCATCTTCCGATAGATCAAGGTATCGACCGATGAGCAGAGCGATGATGGCAACATTAAGGGAGTGGGTAAAGGTAAGGTCATCATGTTTTTTCAACTGGGCGATGGGAACGACTAGTTCATGATGGTTCATGATTTCCCTGATGATTTCCCATACACTGTCTTTGACTGGTTTGAGAGATACCGGCTTGTCCTGAACAAGCCGATTCATAGTTTCTTCCAGGTTATGGAGGGTGACTTCCTTTAACGCTTGGGATACATCCTGACGAGCGATCTGCTCTTGTCCGTTTTCGACAATTTCAGCAACGACATGATACACTCCGCGGTTTTCGAGAAAACGAAGAAACGGCTCGGTCAAGACCTGACCGGCGAAAAGCATAACCCGATCTGCTTCATCGAGCAAGGTATAAGGGATTGGTTCATTGATGCGGAGTTTTTGTACCGGAATTTTGAATTTCTTGATTCTTTCTATCAATCGGCACCAGCCCCGGTCTTCCAATAATGTAATATGTCTCTTCTGTATAAATTTCGTTGCCGAGTATGCCTCTCGTGTGGGCAAGAGCGCGAAAACAAACTTCATAATAAATTATAGGCCACATATCAACATCTCCAAGTCACAGAGGTGTCAACACCTCTAAGTCGGTTATGATAGTCAAAAACGATTAAGAGAACCCATTCCATGGTGAAAAAAACCACCACAGAAAAGAGACGCCGGAAGACGGTAGAGGCAGTCCGCTCCGGTATATCTACAGGGAATAAAAGAACTGACCCCATTATACCTGCGGTGCTTCTGGTATACTTATACCGATCCTTTTCTTCGGAGAAGTTCCCGTTTTTTCGGTTTTAACCCAATAGGAAAACTAAGATGGAAAAAATACGCTGGTATTGCAAAGTTTGGGAGCCCGAAAAGCCAACAAAGCCAATTACGGATGATCCACGCATACAACCATGATTCCACTGCAATAAGTAATTCTGCTGCAAAAGAATGAAGGAAACCTGGGCCTGAGCTGCCTGAATCAGCCGCCGAAACCACCGCATTTTCGAAGTAAATATGCCAAGGACGGCCTTTTCAGCAGCACTGTAACCAGACGTGGTCTGATGCGTGCGAGAAAATGCCAGATGAGGCGTTGCTGATGGCAACGGGGCCTCGCTGAAATGAGTTTTTGCAGCAAAATCAGTATTGTTTTTCGAGTGGAGGAACAACATATCCGTGGAACGGATTATGCATAAACTGGAAAGAGTCTTCGAACACCACGGGTTCATCCCGATGCCCGAGCTCTGATCGAAGAGAAGGGGCTGGTCCGGATCAGTGCCCGGGGAGAGATTGATAGAGCATACGGAGAATGCCGCCCTTTTCCTCTCTTCCTTCTTTATTCGTTCAATTGAACATGCTATATTTGGTAGCGTCTTGGATCGAAAAAGGAGGCCCGGGAAAAGCCGAATTGGCGGTGCCGGTAAAAATTGGCTGATAATGTTGTAAAACCGGGAACATTGATGGCAGCCATCCCCCTATTGTCCTATTAATTTATCGCGACTTGGAGAAGGAGTGTAGCCTGGTGATAGCGGACAAGAAAAACGATGAACAACGTAATTACCGGATGACCGGCAAAGACTGGCTGTTGGTCTTTGTTCTGCTCGCGGTGTATATTCCCCTATCTTTATTCAACCTGGGATCCCGGGAGGTCCCGGAGACTTTCTGGAAGC
This Atribacteraceae bacterium DNA region includes the following protein-coding sequences:
- a CDS encoding MBL fold metallo-hydrolase, producing the protein MVSLQLRTSGGIWLKCGPAAFHIDPGPGALVKALSSRPRLDPTTLDAVLLSHRHLDHANDLNIIVEAMTAGTTRKRGRVYLPEDALTGEPVLQSYLRETVEEVNILKEGGIYQINGIVFTTPVKHTHSVTTFGFSFQLPGGTVSLITDSLFDERLIEAYRGSRVLIINTVRLKREFYPNLQHLCVPDAEVLIRAIRPETAILTHFGMTVLRGKPWVIAREMTERTGTNIIAARDGMIFGLDEDPALIRPMEF
- the hisB gene encoding imidazoleglycerol-phosphate dehydratase HisB — protein: MFDAMSRTSTKQRKTQETDIDLSLNLNGTRKIDLDMDIPFFPHLLKSMVFHAGWDLRVRALGDLEVDAHHTVEDVGIVLGQALREALDSGPAYRRFASCFIPMDEALAQAVVDVSGRAYLIYDAPHLPERVGCFPTELAEEFLRSLTSNARITLHAKIWWGKSAHHLLEALFKATGRALGEACRTSDEEVASTKGTLS
- a CDS encoding zinc-dependent alcohol dehydrogenase family protein; this translates as MKALVYHRAGEYEITERPMPRPDELSVLMKVHSCGLCGTDIHVHQGDWAVNFPRITGHEFSGTIVEVGKEVTHLKEGDRAVVDPNLGCGTCAYCRNGRFHLCKNALSVSTTIDGGFAEYCRLPGNAVYRVPDDLALERAAFAEPVACAVHGIDRARIRVGDRVVIIGGGPMGLILSQLAQKAGAGLVIVIEPVALRREAALDLGANRTIDPGGPEWRTEIMDLTNGGGDVVIENVGLAGTMQDSLDLVKSGGTVLWFGVTDPKISIPVRPYFIFHEEISLLGSFVNPHTHQRAIDLLTGDLVRVTPLITHRFPLVDFAQALETYRHPSRIKIMVHM
- a CDS encoding HD-GYP domain-containing protein, with the protein product MIERIKKFKIPVQKLRINEPIPYTLLDEADRVMLFAGQVLTEPFLRFLENRGVYHVVAEIVENGQEQIARQDVSQALKEVTLHNLEETMNRLVQDKPVSLKPVKDSVWEIIREIMNHHELVVPIAQLKKHDDLTFTHSLNVAIIALLIGRYLDLSEDEMVTLGLGAMFHDLGKLKIPLEILAKSDRLTDREFQTIKLHPLFAKKLLDEKTDLSEGVKQVVFQHHEKKNGTGYPLGVKYRGIAPLAAIVSVADIFDALTSNRPYRQAIPVPEALEYLMGNAGYTLDEKAVRTFIHHLSPFQIGDEVLLSSGERARVVGINHHVLFRPLVRIVNKSEEGERVPVSEIDLSRNLTLTILSSQ
- the hisH gene encoding imidazole glycerol phosphate synthase subunit HisH — its product is MIAIIDYGIGNLHSVAKAVEKLGERPEITSDPEQLRNSRGIILPGVGSFGEAMAELERKELVPVIRSLAEEKKFFLGICLGSQLLFEKSQEAPTTKGLSLIPGEVRRLPPTNNVPHMGWNQVYFQQTTSL
- a CDS encoding HAMP domain-containing sensor histidine kinase, which codes for MKNYPLALQIWFVFAALILGISVIVLSIMLVTFRSFFTEEIYASIEASQALFEPGELPMMMRERLFRERMDMHHNFRMVRHVLLLPDGQTIPNVRYPPEFLDLIRNQAAAQEGLIGRYRYRVEGNIIFYVIRSVSWRDRTVLLVSSMLDTYRDDLVATLFGRLGWIMILVFAGSIIPALQLARYLTRPLIFLDNHVKEIARRNWQTPVSLERKDEIGRLAKGIDSMRIQLLLQEKAQQSVLQHISHALKTPVMVIRSYLQSITDEVYPKDTLEKTIETLQQEAEGLEKRVRNFLFFTKLDVLVDRPLQLEPFDLANLIHNSIERFRLLRPELTWSISPTPLPIYGERESMTILLENILDNQIRYARSHIDIELQTTEKDIICKVTNDGPLLDPEMIQSLFEVYRTGYRGEFGLGLAIAQKIATRHAGTISAENQPNGVMFLIRLPYLKK
- a CDS encoding HDOD domain-containing protein codes for the protein MGKVSLHSIVDAVNDLPSLPQISKRVIELTDDPNSTAYHINAVLSKDPSMTAKILRLANSAYYGFPRRIPTIAEATILLGFQTIRSMVMAASVNMLLSQKMEGYALSQGELWKHSQASAIAARLIAREIRFPNPELAYTAALLHDIGKVVLNSYMRELYHEVLERAETDQIPFLEAEDIVLGFNHAVVGSRVAEKWNLPVELIEAIAFHHHPDQSKHNHRLTALVHISDFICLTMGIGIGVDGLLYQVSTKALENLRISEDAIQIYISRLSDMFSDQDSFEF
- a CDS encoding response regulator transcription factor, translating into MRIYLVEDDRNLNRILSSYLQREGWEVLSFFTGEDAKAAVSQPPHLWVLDIMLPEIDGFALIKLIKARSPEVPVIFISARDADLDRIAGLEMGSDDYLAKPFLPRELTIRIRKLLERVYNRKEKELPPVELSPYLIHLTARMVTSGGKPINLTAREFDLLLFFSKNSGQALSREQILEAVWGPDYFGSDRAVDDLVRRLRKKMPELRLDTLYAFGYRLNPQ